The Synechococcus sp. WH 8016 genome includes the window AGGGTATGTGTCCTTAGGCCTGTTATGTATGTTTAATTAGAGTTTGTTATACATCTGTGTAATTATTTTTTTAAATTTATATCGGTTTTGCTTTATGCTTTTTGTATCAATTGCTTTGCAATTTTATTGTTTATTAAAGTTTTTTATTATCAATTTTTAATTTTTTTCTTACAATACTTTGTTCCCATTTTCCGTACAATAGGCATAGGTCTTTTTTTCACTTTAGGTCGAGTCATATTATCCTCCGTCTTGTTTGAGTATCCATTTCCTAATTTAGGAAATGACTCTATGTATATTCTATATAGGTATTGGTAATCATTTGTTTCTTTTATTCTCATCTAGCTTCCCTTTTCTACTTGTTTATCTATAGTATTTGTTTTCTTTGCTTATTGCTCTTTGTGCCTGCTTTGATGATAACTTTCACACGTTATCGTATTGCACTTTTCTGCCCTTTTTTAAGTCTTATATCTGTTGACTGCTATTGTTTTTTCTGCTAATTCTTATTTTATTTATATGTTCCAATGCCTCATATGTGAGGTGTACTGGTTTTTCTGGACAGGCCTCATCGTTAACCTCTGATGCGGGGCACCGCCCCTGATCGGGGCTTCCGCCAATGAGTAAGCGCCGCACCCACAGTCCCGAGTTCAAGGCCCGAGTCGCCATGGAGGCGATCAGTGGCTGCAAGACGATCCCTTTTATTGTTTACTTTTTTTCTTCACCAATATTTTTCAGAAACTCTAATATATTAGCGTTACAGGTATACCACATAAGTTGTGGGTCTATAAGTTCATTTTCTTTTGAGAAATCTATCGAATTTGATAAAACTGCCAACAGTTTTCCCTTCTCAAGCTTATACATTGATTTGTTCATATCTATTGGGTGTCTTGTTATGTGTAGGTAGTAGGCATCAGGAAAATACTTTTTTATTCTCGCTAACCTCTGAGGAAGTAGTGCATATGCTGGGCTCTTGTCTATTAATGTTAAAGGTTAAATTTTTTCACAAATTTCCTCATATATATCACTTGTTTTTCTATCTGCTCTTCTAATTATCCATCTGTGTGACATTGATATAGTTTCCATTGTTTGTTCTCCTGCATATAGTTCCGATACCGTTCTTAGCAATCCGTGTGTTTGTGGAATAAAAATATCCCTATATTCTTCCATGAACTTTTTCATGTTTTCTTTGATCAGTATGTTCAATTCCGGTACAGAGTATGCTTCGGGATGTCCTCCCAGCATAGAAGCTGATATTGATGAGAATGATCTAGGCGCTGCTAATACAAATATTGGTGGTTTTCTTTTCAAGACCAATTTGCATATATCTTATTTTACCCTAAAACCCCTCTTTGTTTTACACTGTCACAACTTTTTTGGTTTTTTGTATTGTGTTTGCCTTTGTTACCCTGTATTATTATTCTTTAACTTGTCTTTAATTTGCTTACTCCTTTTTTAATCAGTACTGTCTTTGGTCTTCATATTCTGGCCAATTCTGTTTCGTCTTTCGACAATTTTTCAAATATT containing:
- a CDS encoding sulfotransferase gives rise to the protein MKRKPPIFVLAAPRSFSSISASMLGGHPEAYSVPELNILIKENMKKFMEEYRDIFIPQTHGLLRTVSELYAGEQTMETISMSHRWIIRRADRKTSDIYEEICEKI